The Pontibacter korlensis sequence GCCACCCTTTGTATAAAGAGTCTACTATAAACCAGTGGGTGGATGAGCACATGATTCCGCAGATGAAAGACCTGGTAACACGCTATAAACCCGAAGTGGTTTTTTCTGATGGAGAGTGGGACTATACCAGCGATAAGCTAAAGAGTGAGCAGTTCTTGGCCTGGCTTTACAATGAGTCGCCGGTGAAAGAAACGGTTGTGGCTAACGACAGATGGGGAAGCGAGACACGCAGCAAGCACGGTGATTACTACACCACCGAGTATGACTTAGTGCACAGTGAAGAAGGCATAGGCGAGGCAGGCTCTCACCCTTGGGAGGAAAGCAGAGGTATAGGCACCTCTTACGGCTATAACCGCTTCGAAACCACCGATCACTATTTCACTTCGAAGCAACTAGTAGATCTGCTCATCGACAAAGTGAGCAACGGTGGCAACCTGCTGCTTAACATAGGTCCAAAGGCGGACGGTATGATTCCAGTGATTATGCAGGAGCGCCTGCTGGATATAGGGGCATGGCTGAAGGTGAACGGCGATGCTATCTACGGTACCAGAGCGTGGGAAAAGCGGCCGCAGGACATGAAGGAGCAAGGTGTCTTTTACACTGCCAAAGGCAATGACCTGTATGTGATCTGCACGAAATGGCCCGAACAGCCTTTCATAGTAAAAGGTGTGAACGGAGCAGGAAAAGTAAGCATGCTAGGCACTAAGGCGCAAGTAAAATCTTCTGCCAAGAATGGAAGGCTTACTATCACACCTCCAATCCTGAACCCGGGTAATGTGCCGTGCGACTACGCATGGGTGTTTAAAGTAGAAAGAGTAAAATAACCAAAGGCTTTCCCTGTCTTCAGTGTTCACCGAAGGACTTGGGTGTGTCCCTAATAGCCTATATGAAGATGTTAAAGAGGGTAAGTTGTGTTGTTTCTATTGTGTTGTTGGGTATTCTGTCGGTTTTAAGCCTATCCTGTTCTAACTCCATGCAGGAAAATGAGCGGACAAACCTTTCAAATAGTAAAGCTGCCACAGTACCCCCAGAGGAAAACCG is a genomic window containing:
- a CDS encoding alpha-L-fucosidase, which gives rise to MFLMFAVSTAQAQQYESNWASLDKRETPKWWTDAKFGIFIHWGPYAVPAYAPVDEVEGVYDKYAEHYENRMIAKNELFMKHHKKHFGENFTYQDFAPMFKAEYFNPDKWADLFQKSGAKYVVLTSKHHDGFCLWPSEQSPRWNSVAVGPHRDLAGELTEAVRNKGLRMGFYYSLLEWSHPLYKESTINQWVDEHMIPQMKDLVTRYKPEVVFSDGEWDYTSDKLKSEQFLAWLYNESPVKETVVANDRWGSETRSKHGDYYTTEYDLVHSEEGIGEAGSHPWEESRGIGTSYGYNRFETTDHYFTSKQLVDLLIDKVSNGGNLLLNIGPKADGMIPVIMQERLLDIGAWLKVNGDAIYGTRAWEKRPQDMKEQGVFYTAKGNDLYVICTKWPEQPFIVKGVNGAGKVSMLGTKAQVKSSAKNGRLTITPPILNPGNVPCDYAWVFKVERVK